A window from Flavobacterium gyeonganense encodes these proteins:
- a CDS encoding acyl-CoA thioesterase, whose amino-acid sequence MRFHTRKWVKPQDLNPNGTLFGGQLLAWIDEELALYSIVQLENPRVVTKHMSEINFKSSARQGDIVEIGIDVVKFGTTSLVLKCAVRNMMTREIIITIDHTTMVNLGEDGKPKPHGKTKIEFVKDRL is encoded by the coding sequence ATGAGATTCCACACCAGAAAATGGGTTAAACCCCAAGATTTAAATCCGAACGGAACTTTGTTCGGAGGACAGTTATTAGCCTGGATCGATGAAGAGCTTGCTTTGTATTCGATTGTACAATTAGAAAACCCAAGAGTAGTGACCAAACACATGTCTGAAATTAACTTTAAAAGTTCGGCAAGACAGGGAGATATTGTAGAAATTGGAATCGATGTGGTAAAATTTGGAACCACTTCTTTGGTGCTTAAATGTGCTGTAAGAAACATGATGACCCGCGAAATCATCATAACAATTGATCATACTACAATGGTTAATTTAGGTGAGGACGGAAAACCAAAACCACATGGGAAAACGAAAATAGAATTCGTAAAAGATCGTTTATAA
- a CDS encoding DUF885 domain-containing protein yields the protein MKKLFVSIFTLTLFISCNKSTKSGDDNALDKKFDKYKDGFVTSLWKMNPGWASAVGYHKLDSVLVVPDAAADKVQLDFANVQLDSLKKYDIEDLSDKNKTDYHMIKNHLESVIFGIKELKSSQWNPSEYNVCGAFAEILNGKYDSLEVRLRSFNTKMNAIPAYYEAAKKNIKNPTVEHTELAIAQNIGGSSVFEADLNDALSKSKLTPAEKKEIQDKAKVSVKAIKDYADWLKNLPNKTPRSFRLGADLYAKKFGFDIQSGYSTDEIYKIAVDHKKDLHDKMFALADKLWSKYKGSQTKPANKLDLIKQVIDQISLKHTTPEKFQSEIEKQIPELTAYVKEKDLLYIDPSKPLVVRKEPAYMAGVAGASISAPGPYDKNGNTYYNVGSMSGWTAENAESYLREYNDYILQILNIHEAIPGHYTQLVYSNQSPSIIKSILGNGAMIEGWAVYAEKMMLENGYKNSDEMWLMYYKWNLRATCNTILDISVHTKNMSKEAALDLLIKEAFQQQAEAEGKWKRVTLSQVQLCSYFTGYTEIYNLREELKKKEGENFNLKKFHEKFLSFGSAPVKYIRELMLSGE from the coding sequence ATGAAAAAACTGTTTGTTTCAATTTTTACGCTTACATTGTTTATTTCCTGTAATAAAAGCACGAAGTCTGGTGATGACAATGCTTTAGATAAAAAATTTGACAAATATAAAGATGGTTTTGTTACCTCTTTGTGGAAAATGAATCCAGGATGGGCTTCTGCTGTCGGCTATCATAAATTAGACAGCGTTTTGGTGGTTCCTGATGCTGCGGCAGACAAAGTACAGCTTGATTTTGCAAATGTGCAATTAGACTCTTTAAAGAAATATGACATTGAAGACTTATCCGATAAAAATAAAACAGATTATCACATGATAAAAAATCATTTGGAATCTGTAATTTTCGGTATTAAAGAATTAAAATCCTCACAATGGAATCCATCCGAATATAATGTCTGTGGTGCATTTGCAGAAATTTTAAATGGTAAATATGATTCGCTTGAAGTTCGACTGCGTTCTTTTAATACAAAAATGAATGCTATTCCGGCTTATTATGAAGCAGCCAAAAAGAATATCAAAAACCCAACAGTTGAACATACAGAACTTGCAATCGCACAAAACATAGGAGGTTCTTCTGTTTTTGAAGCAGATTTAAATGATGCGCTTTCGAAAAGTAAACTGACACCTGCAGAGAAAAAAGAAATTCAGGACAAAGCAAAAGTTTCGGTAAAAGCAATTAAAGATTATGCTGACTGGCTAAAAAATCTGCCAAATAAAACACCACGTTCTTTTAGATTAGGAGCTGATTTGTATGCTAAAAAGTTTGGTTTTGATATTCAGTCCGGTTATTCTACAGATGAAATTTATAAAATCGCCGTTGATCACAAAAAAGACCTGCATGATAAAATGTTTGCTTTGGCTGATAAACTTTGGTCAAAATACAAAGGAAGCCAGACAAAACCTGCCAACAAGCTGGATTTAATCAAACAGGTTATTGATCAGATATCATTGAAACATACGACACCTGAAAAATTCCAGTCTGAAATTGAAAAACAGATTCCTGAACTTACAGCTTATGTAAAAGAAAAAGATTTATTATACATCGATCCGTCAAAACCATTGGTTGTTCGTAAAGAGCCTGCTTATATGGCAGGAGTTGCCGGTGCTTCAATCTCTGCGCCGGGTCCTTATGACAAAAACGGAAATACCTATTATAACGTTGGCAGTATGTCTGGCTGGACGGCCGAAAATGCTGAAAGTTATTTAAGAGAATACAACGATTATATTTTACAGATTTTAAATATTCATGAAGCAATTCCCGGGCATTATACACAGCTGGTTTATAGCAATCAGTCTCCAAGTATTATTAAATCTATTCTTGGGAATGGCGCAATGATTGAAGGGTGGGCTGTTTATGCAGAAAAGATGATGCTGGAAAACGGTTATAAAAATTCTGATGAAATGTGGCTGATGTATTATAAATGGAATTTAAGAGCAACTTGTAATACTATTTTGGACATTAGTGTTCATACCAAAAATATGTCTAAAGAGGCTGCCTTGGATTTACTTATTAAAGAAGCTTTCCAACAACAGGCAGAAGCAGAAGGAAAATGGAAACGCGTTACGTTATCTCAGGTACAATTATGTTCTTATTTCACAGGTTACACAGAAATTTACAATTTAAGGGAAGAGCTTAAAAAGAAAGAAGGTGAAAATTTTAACCTGAAAAAATTCCATGAGAAATTTTTAAGTTTTGGAAGTGCTCCGGTTAAATATATCAGGGAGTTGATGCTGTCTGGAGAATAG
- a CDS encoding 4-hydroxy-tetrahydrodipicolinate reductase, whose translation MKIGLIGFGKTGKAVASVLLQNKKISLKWVLKRSHILENRTTAEYLGIDSEETGKIYSIESTSITELLDKEPVDMIIDFSSAMGIYSYGEEASIRKVKIISAISHYSKQEKDFLKSLSKITTVFWSPNITLGVNYLLFASKFLKKIAPWVDIEIIEEHFKGKDGISGTALKIAETLDLEENDINSVRAGGIVGKHEVVFGFPFQTVRLIHESISREAFGSGVVFVAENLKNKEEGLYNFEDILSPYFVA comes from the coding sequence ATGAAAATAGGACTAATCGGATTTGGGAAAACCGGAAAAGCGGTAGCTTCGGTTTTGCTGCAAAATAAAAAAATTTCACTTAAATGGGTTTTGAAAAGAAGTCATATTTTAGAGAATCGAACTACAGCGGAATATCTGGGAATTGATTCTGAAGAAACAGGTAAAATATATTCAATTGAAAGTACTTCGATAACAGAACTACTGGATAAGGAACCTGTTGATATGATAATTGATTTTTCTTCAGCTATGGGAATTTATAGTTACGGAGAAGAAGCTAGTATCAGAAAGGTAAAAATTATATCTGCTATTTCTCATTATTCTAAACAAGAAAAAGATTTTTTAAAGTCGCTTTCAAAAATTACTACTGTATTTTGGAGTCCTAATATCACGCTTGGGGTAAATTATTTGTTATTTGCTTCTAAATTTTTGAAGAAAATTGCGCCCTGGGTTGATATCGAAATTATTGAAGAACATTTTAAAGGTAAAGACGGCATTTCAGGGACTGCCCTTAAAATTGCAGAAACACTTGATTTAGAGGAAAATGATATAAATTCGGTAAGAGCCGGTGGCATCGTAGGGAAACACGAAGTCGTTTTTGGATTTCCTTTCCAGACAGTCAGGCTGATTCATGAAAGCATTTCCCGTGAAGCTTTTGGCAGCGGGGTTGTATTTGTTGCTGAAAATTTAAAAAATAAAGAAGAAGGACTATATAACTTTGAAGATATTTTATCTCCTTATTTTGTTGCTTAA
- a CDS encoding glyoxalase — MAERDTFLKEFRGETLGTISTQSSPDEIFQNQTIRPILKLQNDLFIAVFINYVNKNKADFYSYTIEKKLQTIENSIQKDIKFRNSLKGIVMALFTIEEYDTYIQNSSSLNKRMMNLLIERLKSQVQLFEKESNFK, encoded by the coding sequence ATGGCAGAGAGAGACACTTTTTTAAAAGAATTCAGAGGCGAAACTTTAGGAACTATAAGCACTCAGTCATCACCTGATGAAATTTTTCAAAACCAAACCATTAGACCGATTTTAAAACTTCAGAATGATTTATTCATTGCTGTCTTCATCAACTATGTAAATAAAAACAAAGCTGATTTTTATTCTTATACTATCGAAAAGAAACTCCAGACCATAGAAAATTCTATCCAAAAAGATATCAAATTCAGAAATTCTTTAAAAGGAATTGTGATGGCACTTTTTACTATTGAAGAATATGACACTTATATCCAAAATTCATCAAGTTTAAACAAAAGAATGATGAATTTATTGATTGAAAGGTTAAAAAGTCAGGTGCAATTGTTTGAAAAGGAATCTAATTTTAAATAA
- a CDS encoding alpha-ketoacid dehydrogenase subunit alpha/beta yields the protein MIFYRQDLTDTQLLDLYKKILKPRLIEEKMLILIRQGKVSKWFSGIGQEAIAVGVTAVLDESEYVLPMHRNLGVFTSRNIPLYRLFSQWQGKANGFTKGRDRSFHFGTQEYKIIGMISHLGPQLGIADGIALANKLQNNKKITAVFTGEGATSEGDFHEALNIAAVWKLPVMFIIENNGYGLSTPTNEQYMCENLADKGTGYGMESHIIDGNNILEVYNKLSKLKEQMQENPRPVLLEFKTFRMRGHEEASGTKYVPQELRDEWSEKDPVTNYRRFLTESGVLTAEFDEQLHNEIKQEIDENLAIAHAEPEIVPTYEGELADVYKPYEYEEVIHSSESKNIRFIDAIRTSLEQSMKKHENLVMMGQDIAEYGGAFKITDGFVEFFGKARVRNTPICESAVVSTGMGLSINGYKAIVEMQFADFVSTGFNPIVNLLAKSHYRWGEKADVVVRMPCGGGTQAGPFHSQTNEAWFTKTPGLKVVYPAFPYDAKGLLNTSINDPNPVLFFEHKLLYRSIYQDVPNDYYTIPLGKAAMIKEGEKITIIAFGATVHWALETLEKHPDIEADLIDLRTLQPLDTETIFASVKKTGKVIIYQEDTLFGGIASDISALIMEQCFEYLDGPVKRVASLDSPIPFTKALEDQFLPKERFEKELMDLLAY from the coding sequence ATGATCTTTTACAGACAAGACCTGACTGACACTCAATTACTGGATTTATATAAAAAAATACTCAAGCCACGTTTAATCGAAGAAAAAATGCTCATCCTGATCCGACAGGGCAAAGTATCAAAATGGTTTTCAGGAATTGGACAGGAAGCAATTGCAGTAGGTGTTACAGCTGTTTTGGATGAGTCAGAATATGTATTGCCTATGCATAGAAATCTGGGGGTTTTTACTTCAAGAAATATTCCTTTGTACCGATTGTTTTCGCAATGGCAGGGAAAAGCAAATGGTTTTACAAAAGGCAGGGACCGCAGTTTTCATTTTGGAACCCAGGAATATAAAATTATCGGAATGATTTCGCATCTGGGGCCACAATTAGGTATTGCAGATGGGATTGCTTTGGCAAATAAACTTCAAAACAATAAAAAAATAACTGCTGTTTTTACTGGTGAAGGCGCAACCAGCGAAGGTGATTTTCATGAAGCCTTAAATATTGCTGCAGTCTGGAAATTGCCTGTAATGTTTATTATTGAAAACAACGGTTACGGACTTTCTACACCTACAAATGAGCAGTATATGTGCGAAAACCTGGCAGATAAGGGCACGGGTTATGGTATGGAAAGCCATATTATTGACGGAAATAATATTCTGGAAGTTTATAACAAACTTTCAAAACTTAAGGAGCAGATGCAGGAAAATCCCCGTCCGGTTTTATTGGAATTTAAAACCTTTAGAATGCGTGGGCATGAAGAGGCGAGCGGTACAAAATATGTTCCTCAGGAATTGAGGGATGAGTGGAGTGAAAAAGACCCGGTTACCAATTATCGAAGATTTTTAACAGAAAGTGGTGTCCTGACAGCAGAATTCGACGAACAGCTTCATAATGAAATCAAGCAGGAAATCGACGAAAATTTAGCTATAGCACATGCGGAACCGGAAATTGTTCCGACTTATGAAGGTGAATTAGCAGATGTTTATAAGCCTTATGAGTATGAAGAAGTGATTCATTCATCAGAATCTAAGAATATTCGTTTTATAGATGCTATCAGAACGAGTCTGGAACAGTCTATGAAAAAGCATGAAAATCTCGTTATGATGGGGCAGGATATAGCAGAATATGGAGGAGCTTTTAAAATAACAGATGGTTTTGTTGAGTTTTTTGGAAAAGCACGTGTTCGAAATACCCCAATTTGTGAAAGCGCCGTTGTTTCAACCGGAATGGGATTATCAATTAACGGCTATAAAGCAATTGTTGAAATGCAATTTGCAGATTTCGTTTCAACAGGTTTTAATCCGATTGTAAATTTACTGGCCAAATCGCATTATCGCTGGGGTGAAAAAGCCGATGTTGTAGTACGCATGCCTTGTGGCGGAGGAACTCAGGCAGGACCTTTTCATTCACAGACAAATGAAGCCTGGTTTACCAAAACTCCGGGATTAAAAGTAGTTTACCCGGCCTTCCCTTATGATGCTAAAGGATTATTAAATACCTCAATAAACGATCCGAATCCGGTTTTGTTTTTTGAACATAAACTTTTATACAGAAGCATCTATCAGGATGTTCCAAATGATTATTATACGATTCCATTAGGAAAAGCAGCAATGATAAAAGAAGGAGAAAAGATAACCATTATTGCCTTTGGTGCAACGGTTCACTGGGCACTGGAAACATTAGAAAAACATCCGGATATTGAGGCTGATTTGATTGATTTAAGAACATTGCAGCCTTTGGATACTGAAACTATTTTTGCATCTGTCAAAAAAACGGGCAAAGTGATTATTTATCAGGAAGATACTTTGTTTGGCGGAATTGCCAGCGATATATCCGCTTTGATCATGGAACAGTGTTTTGAATATCTTGACGGGCCGGTAAAAAGAGTTGCTAGCTTAGATTCTCCAATTCCGTTTACTAAGGCTCTGGAAGATCAGTTTTTGCCAAAAGAGCGCTTTGAAAAAGAACTTATGGACTTGCTGGCTTATTAG
- a CDS encoding DUF3817 domain-containing protein has product MLKIFKVTAILEGISYLVLFANMLFIKTNNPELYHTLLKPLGMSHGILFIGYILLAFLLRKSQKWDLKTFGIILIASLIPFGTFYVEKKYLENNV; this is encoded by the coding sequence ATGCTTAAGATTTTTAAAGTTACTGCCATTTTAGAAGGAATCTCTTATTTAGTTTTATTCGCAAATATGCTTTTCATTAAAACAAATAATCCGGAACTGTATCACACCTTATTAAAGCCGTTGGGAATGAGTCACGGAATCTTATTTATAGGTTACATCTTATTGGCTTTTTTACTAAGAAAATCTCAAAAGTGGGACTTGAAAACATTTGGAATTATCCTGATTGCTTCTCTTATTCCCTTTGGAACGTTCTATGTTGAGAAAAAGTATTTAGAAAATAATGTATAA
- a CDS encoding mechanosensitive ion channel family protein, protein MYKFLDKIFNFLYPLFRDWGMSRNFASYISLIFNIAIMLALAYAIYYVAKFVLVTLTAIFAQRTKTKFDDYLINNKTTKYTAYLIPFFFIYKAVPIILDRYEYWELMFGKIVGVYIVLITLWIVRTIFNALRDYLKNKPEYSDKPIDSFVQVIMIVLWIFGIALIVSTIFGMKRGELLTILGTLSAIIILIFRDTILGFVSSVQVSINDMVRIGDWITMDKFGADGDVIEINLTTVKVRNFDNTITTIPTYALSSDSFQNWRGMQNSDGRRIKRHILIKSSSIRFLNDEDLHHMKKIQLITSYIESRQAEIDKYNDLRGIDKSLSLNGRNMTNLGLFRKYIIQYLLDHPGLNKNMHIVCRQLQSTAHGVPLEIYVFSSDKRWANYEYIMADIFDHIMASVIYFDLELFELPSAIGYLDK, encoded by the coding sequence ATGTATAAGTTTTTGGATAAAATATTCAACTTTTTATATCCACTTTTCAGGGATTGGGGAATGAGCCGCAACTTTGCGTCTTACATTAGCCTAATCTTTAATATTGCCATTATGCTGGCATTGGCGTATGCTATTTATTATGTTGCCAAATTTGTATTGGTTACACTTACTGCGATTTTTGCCCAGCGAACCAAAACCAAGTTTGACGACTATTTAATTAATAACAAAACCACCAAATATACCGCTTACTTAATTCCGTTTTTTTTTATTTACAAAGCCGTCCCCATCATTTTGGACCGGTATGAATATTGGGAACTGATGTTCGGAAAAATAGTAGGCGTTTATATTGTCCTGATCACCTTATGGATTGTCAGAACCATTTTTAATGCTTTACGTGATTATTTAAAAAACAAACCCGAATACAGCGACAAACCGATAGATAGTTTCGTTCAGGTAATTATGATCGTGCTTTGGATTTTTGGAATTGCCCTTATTGTTTCGACGATATTCGGAATGAAAAGAGGCGAATTACTGACTATCCTGGGAACACTTTCTGCAATTATTATCCTTATATTCAGAGATACAATCCTGGGATTTGTTTCCAGTGTTCAGGTATCCATTAACGATATGGTTCGGATTGGCGACTGGATTACAATGGATAAATTTGGTGCCGATGGCGATGTGATCGAAATTAACCTGACAACGGTAAAAGTCCGCAATTTTGATAATACCATCACTACTATTCCAACATATGCTTTAAGCTCAGATTCATTTCAGAACTGGCGCGGTATGCAAAACTCTGACGGAAGACGTATCAAGAGGCACATACTGATTAAAAGCAGCAGCATTCGTTTTTTGAATGATGAAGATTTGCATCATATGAAAAAAATACAATTGATCACCTCTTACATTGAATCAAGACAAGCTGAAATTGACAAATACAATGATTTACGCGGTATAGATAAATCCCTCAGTCTTAATGGTCGAAATATGACCAATTTAGGTTTGTTTAGAAAATATATTATACAATATCTTTTAGATCATCCCGGATTAAATAAAAATATGCATATTGTATGTCGGCAGCTGCAATCAACTGCACATGGTGTTCCGCTTGAAATTTATGTGTTTTCCAGCGACAAGCGCTGGGCCAATTACGAATATATAATGGCTGACATTTTTGACCACATTATGGCTTCAGTGATATATTTTGATCTGGAACTATTCGAACTGCCTTCTGCTATTGGATATTTAGATAAGTAA
- a CDS encoding DUF6155 family protein, producing MSKRDLKKYLTGLNKEQLEEQIIELYEKFSPVKVFYDFVFNPKEDKLLQESKTKISHEYFPVKKPGAKWRPKAKMRRSVAQKIIKHFISLGVDPFVIADVMLYNIEIAQTYSSGNFIKQELFYKSMLNSFEQAVNFVISNGVLSEFKPRIIAIQQETMQQKWKNKYEFEAILEKIDL from the coding sequence ATGAGCAAACGTGATTTAAAAAAATATTTGACGGGACTAAATAAGGAACAGCTGGAGGAGCAAATTATTGAGCTCTATGAGAAATTTAGTCCTGTAAAAGTCTTTTATGATTTTGTTTTTAATCCGAAAGAAGACAAACTTTTGCAGGAAAGTAAGACTAAAATCTCTCATGAATACTTTCCAGTCAAAAAGCCCGGTGCAAAATGGCGTCCTAAGGCCAAGATGCGTCGCTCTGTAGCTCAAAAAATCATTAAGCATTTTATTTCATTGGGAGTTGACCCATTTGTGATTGCAGATGTCATGCTTTATAATATCGAAATTGCCCAAACTTATTCTTCAGGAAACTTTATCAAACAGGAATTATTCTATAAAAGCATGCTGAATTCTTTTGAACAGGCGGTAAATTTTGTGATTTCTAATGGGGTTTTAAGTGAATTCAAACCAAGAATTATTGCAATTCAACAAGAAACTATGCAACAAAAGTGGAAAAATAAATATGAATTTGAAGCTATTTTAGAGAAAATAGACTTATAA